One Mycoplasmopsis caviae DNA segment encodes these proteins:
- a CDS encoding IS1634 family transposase, translating into MFVKISKINGIEYVKIARSVRDKETKKVKQVIVKRLGKLEDLLKEDPNYIQNLKKYYSELSKQESQRKIELAKFGEIFMNFIEEDSDEINYTELTRVKRFDELENENLFDIEKIKEQFSNSSTEFEFFNYGNLVYKIIYEKLKLDKLMNSIKSTTQIKYDFNNIVQNLTYMRILNPCSKLRTYNEYENHFLQNDDTLKSHYRSLEILGKKRLDIIKHINNVLNKITNRKINRAFYDVTTVYFESFTADDLRLHGFSKDQKVNEVQVVLGLMTDANGLPISYKLFPGNTSDFKTFVPFIQEVKENLGIEDITIVADRGLNSGPNLLEIINSGYKFIMAQKIGDAKNKVNGILDLETYEKMGEEFFMKDEKMVKFVPDNDKIKQEIPGKLVLTYSEKRAKKDRYDRERLVEKAKKLIKNSQSIARSELQKGGKKYLDYDVNKITLKEQKIEDDAKWDGFYGIFTNNFEMTNEEVLYTYRKLWQIEESFRILKTTFEVRPIYLWKKESIEGHFALCYLALAIHRLLEFSLESVIHPFKFTTDNIVRALRKLWLVVFKDANSSNKYFLRLKEPIIYKCLRQVLGIKRIPKWGNTKELKLW; encoded by the coding sequence ATGTTTGTTAAAATTTCAAAGATAAATGGCATTGAATATGTCAAAATAGCCCGTAGTGTTAGGGATAAGGAAACAAAAAAGGTTAAACAAGTTATTGTTAAAAGACTTGGTAAACTTGAAGATTTACTAAAAGAAGATCCAAACTACATTCAAAATCTAAAAAAATATTATTCAGAACTCTCAAAACAAGAAAGTCAAAGAAAAATTGAACTAGCAAAATTTGGTGAAATATTTATGAATTTTATTGAGGAAGATTCAGATGAGATTAACTATACAGAATTAACAAGAGTTAAGCGTTTTGATGAACTAGAAAATGAAAATCTTTTCGACATAGAGAAGATTAAAGAGCAATTTAGTAATTCATCAACCGAATTTGAATTTTTCAATTATGGTAATCTAGTTTACAAAATAATTTATGAAAAATTAAAACTAGATAAACTAATGAATTCAATAAAATCAACAACTCAAATTAAATATGATTTCAATAATATTGTTCAAAATCTTACCTATATGAGAATCCTAAATCCTTGTTCAAAATTAAGAACTTATAATGAATATGAAAATCATTTTTTGCAAAATGATGATACATTAAAATCTCATTATCGTTCACTTGAAATATTAGGTAAAAAAAGACTCGATATTATCAAGCATATAAACAATGTTTTAAACAAGATAACAAATAGAAAAATAAATAGAGCATTTTACGATGTTACAACTGTATATTTTGAAAGTTTTACCGCTGATGACTTAAGGTTGCATGGTTTTTCAAAAGACCAAAAAGTTAACGAAGTTCAGGTTGTCTTAGGTCTAATGACAGATGCTAATGGATTACCAATAAGCTATAAATTATTTCCTGGAAATACAAGTGATTTTAAGACTTTTGTGCCTTTTATACAGGAAGTTAAGGAAAATTTAGGTATTGAAGATATTACAATAGTTGCAGACAGAGGATTAAATTCAGGTCCAAATTTACTTGAAATAATTAACTCAGGTTACAAATTTATAATGGCTCAAAAAATTGGAGATGCCAAGAATAAAGTTAATGGAATTCTAGACCTTGAAACATATGAAAAAATGGGCGAAGAATTCTTTATGAAAGATGAAAAAATGGTTAAATTTGTGCCTGATAATGACAAGATTAAACAAGAAATTCCAGGGAAATTAGTATTAACTTATTCAGAAAAAAGAGCAAAAAAAGACAGATATGACAGAGAAAGATTAGTTGAAAAAGCGAAAAAATTAATCAAGAATAGCCAGTCAATTGCAAGGTCTGAATTGCAAAAAGGTGGCAAGAAATATCTTGATTATGATGTTAATAAGATTACACTAAAAGAACAAAAAATTGAAGATGATGCAAAATGAGATGGCTTTTATGGTATATTCACAAACAACTTTGAGATGACAAATGAAGAGGTTTTGTATACTTACAGAAAACTTTGACAAATTGAAGAATCGTTCAGAATATTAAAGACAACATTTGAAGTTAGACCGATTTATCTTTGAAAGAAAGAAAGTATTGAAGGACATTTTGCGTTGTGTTATTTGGCATTAGCAATTCATAGATTATTAGAATTCTCACTTGAGTCAGTTATACATCCTTTTAAGTTTACTACAGACAATATTGTTAGAGCATTAAGGAAACTTTGACTAGTTGTTTTTAAAGATGCAAATAGTTCAAATAAGTACTTTTTAAGGTTAAAAGAACCGATTATTTATAAGTGTTTAAGGCAAGTTTTAGGTATAAAAAGAATTCCAAAATGAGGAAACACAAAAGAACTTAAACTATGGTAA